One genomic segment of Methanothermobacter wolfeii includes these proteins:
- a CDS encoding histidinol phosphate phosphatase domain-containing protein: MRKRIDLHTHSLLSDGELLPSELARRACVLGHEAIAVTDHVDASNIGTIEGLIDAVSDISDNWDINVVPGAEITHAPVEIIDKLAVRARRLGAEVIVVHGETLVEPVIPGTNHAAVNCPEVDILAHPGLISVEDAEAALENDVTLEISARKGHCLGNGHVAVTAREVGVPVVIDTDTHAPGDLLDYDMAEKVGLGAGLTESEVEDALVRNPRRILKRNGIL, encoded by the coding sequence ATTAGGAAGAGGATAGATCTCCACACCCACAGCCTTCTGAGTGATGGCGAGCTCCTGCCATCTGAACTGGCAAGGAGGGCGTGTGTACTTGGACATGAGGCAATCGCGGTAACGGACCATGTGGATGCATCAAACATAGGCACCATCGAGGGGCTTATAGATGCCGTGTCCGATATAAGTGATAACTGGGACATCAATGTGGTCCCTGGGGCTGAGATAACCCATGCCCCTGTTGAGATAATTGATAAACTTGCTGTGAGGGCAAGGAGGCTGGGGGCTGAGGTTATAGTTGTCCACGGGGAGACCCTCGTGGAGCCGGTGATACCCGGGACCAACCATGCAGCCGTTAACTGTCCAGAGGTTGATATACTGGCCCACCCAGGGCTTATAAGTGTGGAGGATGCTGAAGCTGCACTTGAGAATGATGTCACCCTTGAGATAAGCGCAAGGAAGGGGCACTGCCTTGGTAACGGTCATGTGGCGGTCACAGCAAGGGAGGTTGGTGTGCCTGTTGTCATTGACACGGACACCCATGCACCCGGGGACCTGCTTGATTATGACATGGCAGAGAAGGTGGGCCTCGGGGCCGGGTTAACAGAATCTGAGGTTGAGGATGCCCTGGTAAGGAACCCCCGGAGGATACTTAAAAGGAATGGTATTCTGTAG
- a CDS encoding 2-amino-3,7-dideoxy-D-threo-hept-6-ulosonate synthase translates to MIGKRIRIERIINRKTGRTVIVPLDHGVSIGPVRGIIDMAGTIDDVASGGANAVLMHKGMVKSGHRGYGRDIGLIIHLSASTGLGPDPNHKVLVTSVEKALKLGADAVSVHVNVGSEREPEMLIKLGTVAEICDDWGMPLIAMMYPRGEKIKDEHDPEVVKLAARAGAELGADIIKTNYTGDPETFREVVKGCPVPVVIAGGPKIETEEELLQMVKNSVDAGGAGVAIGRNIFQADSPEKMTRAIAGIVHEGIEVEEAVKILRGGD, encoded by the coding sequence ATGATAGGTAAAAGGATTAGAATTGAGAGGATAATAAACCGGAAAACCGGCAGGACCGTTATAGTGCCCCTTGACCACGGTGTATCCATCGGACCCGTCCGTGGAATAATAGACATGGCAGGCACCATAGATGACGTGGCAAGTGGCGGTGCCAACGCCGTCCTCATGCACAAGGGGATGGTTAAAAGCGGCCACAGGGGATACGGGAGGGATATTGGACTTATAATACATCTCTCTGCAAGCACGGGCCTTGGCCCTGACCCGAACCATAAGGTGCTCGTCACCTCGGTGGAGAAGGCCCTTAAACTCGGTGCTGACGCCGTCTCTGTCCATGTGAATGTTGGCTCTGAGAGGGAGCCTGAGATGCTCATAAAGCTGGGTACCGTTGCCGAGATCTGTGACGACTGGGGAATGCCCCTCATAGCCATGATGTACCCCAGGGGTGAGAAGATAAAGGATGAACACGACCCTGAAGTTGTTAAACTGGCAGCGCGTGCAGGCGCTGAGCTCGGAGCAGACATAATAAAGACAAACTACACAGGTGACCCTGAAACCTTCAGGGAGGTTGTGAAGGGATGCCCCGTCCCGGTGGTCATTGCAGGGGGCCCTAAGATTGAAACCGAGGAGGAACTCCTCCAGATGGTTAAAAACTCCGTTGACGCTGGAGGAGCCGGTGTAGCAATAGGAAGGAACATCTTCCAGGCAGATTCGCCTGAAAAAATGACAAGGGCCATTGCAGGGATAGTCCATGAGGGGATTGAGGTTGAAGAGGCCGTTAAGATACTCAGGGGTGGCGATTGA
- a CDS encoding class I SAM-dependent methyltransferase: MIRITYDINVYRKVLREILEPHHTVVELGCHVGNSTRIISDLVPEGRVIAIDNSPEAISIMEDLSRKTGNVEFISGDVRLHETLERVCEMIESCDVLSVDLGGGYHPDTTFKVYFIWSSTLKPGTSIIRNRGLLDFVCSSMTEESITSRYGWLESSGDAGIPPRLREFKLWSSRIYKEGADDR, encoded by the coding sequence ATGATCAGGATAACCTATGACATCAATGTTTACAGGAAGGTCCTCAGGGAGATCCTTGAACCCCACCACACAGTGGTGGAACTGGGATGCCATGTGGGGAACTCCACCCGCATCATCTCAGACCTTGTACCCGAGGGAAGGGTCATAGCCATAGATAACAGTCCCGAAGCCATCAGCATAATGGAGGACCTCAGCAGGAAGACAGGGAACGTTGAATTCATATCAGGGGATGTTAGACTTCATGAAACCCTTGAAAGGGTCTGTGAAATGATTGAATCCTGTGATGTCCTCAGCGTGGACCTTGGCGGTGGTTATCACCCTGATACAACCTTCAAGGTCTACTTCATATGGTCATCCACACTTAAACCAGGGACCTCGATAATAAGGAACCGGGGACTCCTGGACTTTGTATGCTCATCCATGACTGAAGAGTCAATCACCTCAAGGTATGGATGGCTTGAGTCAAGCGGGGATGCCGGCATCCCCCCTCGGCTCAGGGAATTCAAACTCTGGTCCAGCAGGATCTACAAGGAGGGTGCTGATGATAGGTAA
- the cca gene encoding CCA tRNA nucleotidyltransferase, translating to MDYRDILDDIKPDEEEYQRVMNLSGKLTGCINRLASGEGLDAEAVLVGSVAKGTWLSGGADIDIFIHFPLDTPEEELKTTGLHLGHECIRRFHGTPEERYASHPYVTGHIDGYEVDFVPCYRIEDASELRSAVDRTILHTRYIQTRLREEQRDEVLLLKQFMKSTGTYGSEFRVGGFAGYLAELLIIHYHDFEGVLEGALEWRPGHVIDIEGHGTGERFTEPLVVVDPVDRNRNVAAALTLQRMSEFITAARNFLRSGKKEYFTGPEYASDPEAIMETCRMRGSKVILVSMGVPDIPADALYPQLRKTMDSLLRRLEEEGFRVLNADYWSDEEKVAVIILEMEVWMLPSYRKRYGPPVWARKHSERFLERNEMVWVEGSRLAVDSPRRHSFAVDFLEDLLSSPERLRMGKHIGAEIRRGFGVHVLEDFIESAGPGFIMFLDSFLNPWKRLIRQ from the coding sequence ATGGACTACAGGGATATACTCGATGACATAAAACCGGATGAAGAGGAATATCAGCGTGTTATGAACCTGTCAGGGAAACTAACCGGATGCATAAACAGACTGGCATCAGGGGAGGGCCTGGATGCAGAGGCCGTCCTTGTGGGCTCGGTTGCCAAGGGTACATGGCTCTCTGGCGGCGCCGATATAGACATATTCATCCACTTCCCCCTGGATACCCCTGAGGAGGAACTCAAAACCACCGGCCTCCACCTGGGACATGAATGTATAAGGAGGTTCCATGGGACCCCTGAGGAGCGCTACGCATCACACCCCTACGTTACAGGGCACATAGATGGATACGAGGTTGACTTCGTCCCCTGCTACCGTATAGAGGATGCTTCAGAGCTCAGATCAGCTGTTGACCGGACAATCCTCCACACCAGGTACATCCAGACAAGGCTCAGGGAAGAGCAGAGGGATGAGGTGCTCCTCCTCAAGCAGTTCATGAAGTCAACAGGTACCTATGGTTCAGAGTTCCGCGTCGGTGGCTTTGCAGGTTACCTTGCAGAGCTCCTCATAATACACTACCATGACTTTGAGGGGGTCCTGGAGGGGGCCCTTGAATGGAGGCCCGGCCATGTGATTGATATTGAGGGTCACGGGACCGGTGAAAGGTTCACGGAGCCCCTGGTTGTGGTTGACCCCGTGGACAGGAACAGGAACGTGGCAGCGGCCCTGACACTCCAGAGGATGTCTGAATTTATAACCGCTGCTAGGAACTTCCTCAGGTCAGGGAAGAAGGAATACTTCACCGGACCGGAGTACGCATCGGATCCTGAAGCCATCATGGAGACCTGCAGGATGAGGGGCTCAAAGGTAATCCTGGTGTCCATGGGGGTGCCTGATATACCTGCAGATGCCCTGTACCCCCAGCTCAGGAAGACCATGGACTCCCTGCTCAGGAGACTGGAGGAGGAGGGCTTCAGGGTTCTGAACGCTGATTACTGGAGTGATGAGGAAAAGGTTGCTGTTATAATCCTTGAAATGGAGGTCTGGATGCTTCCATCATACAGGAAGAGATACGGACCCCCTGTATGGGCCCGCAAACATTCAGAGAGGTTCCTTGAAAGGAATGAAATGGTCTGGGTTGAGGGTTCAAGGCTTGCTGTTGATTCACCAAGGAGACACAGTTTCGCGGTGGATTTCCTTGAGGACCTCCTTTCAAGTCCGGAGAGGCTCAGGATGGGTAAACACATAGGTGCAGAGATAAGGAGGGGTTTCGGTGTCCATGTCCTTGAGGATTTCATTGAATCAGCGGGGCCCGGCTTCATAATGTTCCTTGACTCCTTCCTGAACCCATGGAAGAGACTGATAAGGCAGTAA
- a CDS encoding pantoate kinase, which produces MKAAVFVPSHITGFFEIIRKDDPLRTGSRGAGVVLDRGVMTRVRALRSEDKTRVVINGRTVKDDPVTRRAVELLREHTGFRGGIKVCHKIQVPVGCGFGTSAACALGTILAAVRELELPVTVNTAGAIAHRVEVELGTGLGDLIAELTGGIVIRTREGPPGYGVTDRIVDQGLHVISLTLGELDTSSIITDAGHVERINRTASGMMKKLLKEPSPELFMRLSREFAERTGLINPELREMADSMAEDTVGASMAMLGNTVFALSENPDTEIEGATVSGIDFSGARFID; this is translated from the coding sequence ATGAAGGCGGCTGTCTTTGTACCATCACACATAACAGGCTTCTTTGAAATCATAAGGAAGGATGACCCCCTCAGGACAGGGTCCCGGGGGGCCGGCGTTGTCCTTGACAGGGGTGTCATGACCCGGGTCAGGGCGTTAAGGTCTGAGGATAAAACCAGGGTCGTGATAAACGGAAGAACCGTTAAGGATGACCCCGTCACCCGCAGGGCGGTTGAACTGCTAAGGGAGCATACCGGTTTCAGGGGCGGTATCAAGGTCTGCCATAAAATCCAGGTCCCTGTGGGGTGCGGTTTCGGGACATCGGCTGCCTGTGCACTTGGAACCATCCTTGCAGCTGTAAGGGAACTTGAACTGCCGGTAACCGTGAACACTGCAGGTGCAATCGCCCACAGGGTGGAGGTGGAGCTTGGAACAGGCCTCGGAGACCTTATAGCTGAACTCACAGGGGGCATCGTTATAAGGACAAGGGAGGGACCCCCAGGCTATGGTGTGACGGACCGTATAGTTGACCAGGGCCTCCATGTCATATCCCTGACCCTTGGCGAGCTTGACACATCATCCATAATCACCGATGCCGGCCACGTGGAGCGCATAAACAGGACGGCCTCGGGGATGATGAAGAAACTCCTGAAGGAACCCTCCCCTGAACTTTTCATGAGGCTCTCACGTGAATTCGCAGAGAGAACAGGACTTATAAACCCTGAACTCAGGGAGATGGCTGATTCAATGGCTGAGGATACAGTCGGGGCCTCAATGGCCATGCTCGGCAACACGGTGTTCGCACTCTCAGAGAACCCTGACACTGAAATTGAAGGTGCGACGGTATCAGGGATCGACTTTTCAGGTGCAAGGTTCATAGACTGA
- the thpR gene encoding RNA 2',3'-cyclic phosphodiesterase, which yields MKVRAFLAVDVDEKLKDRIIEVQEKLKGADAQIKFVEPENLHFTLKFFGDTGENRLKRIGRIVDETISEYEPFRIHIKGAGVFPNPRYIRVVWLGVEDPETFSKLQEHLDTGFRGIGFRPERDYVPHLTIGRVKGPRNREKLADIISDLEEVDIGSMEVREIALKKSELTPAGPLYSDIRVFRL from the coding sequence GTGAAGGTAAGGGCTTTCCTTGCAGTCGATGTTGATGAGAAACTGAAGGACAGGATAATTGAGGTCCAGGAGAAACTGAAGGGTGCCGATGCCCAGATCAAATTCGTTGAACCCGAAAACCTCCACTTCACCCTGAAATTCTTCGGGGACACCGGTGAGAACAGACTTAAAAGGATAGGGAGAATCGTGGATGAAACCATAAGTGAATATGAGCCATTCAGAATCCATATAAAGGGTGCCGGGGTTTTCCCGAACCCCAGGTACATACGTGTGGTCTGGCTCGGTGTTGAAGACCCTGAAACATTCTCCAAACTTCAGGAACACCTTGACACTGGTTTCAGGGGGATTGGCTTCAGACCCGAAAGGGACTACGTACCCCACCTCACCATTGGAAGGGTTAAGGGTCCCAGGAACAGGGAAAAGCTTGCGGATATAATCTCAGACCTTGAGGAAGTGGATATCGGGTCCATGGAGGTCAGGGAGATAGCACTCAAGAAGAGTGAACTCACACCTGCAGGACCCCTCTACTCGGATATCCGGGTCTTCAGGCTTTAA
- a CDS encoding HPr kinase/phosphorylase: protein MYSVRIITPVEKDRLLAEIDTRLIERKANLHGACVKLLTDDPSFKEEWEDNFRFMSDDIRPHAKVFAVSDGGELSVSYEPVSKTVIIKNMDYYGWVKSIALAAVADFFEEYHSEHLRYSVHGSVIDVEGHGLAIIGPPGTGKTTLTYGMLLDDACSYISDDWFFTRLFENGALAYASEKNSYIRDDIGSVWEEYSEIIEDVSLDRKGRGIVDISRLFGDSIRESTTLRRVVLLDRTPGEPPFRRLNPEAGLRYMLEKDFCNPHQLVRDPRKMELRKMFFRELFGRVELYMLNTIETPHKSLERLKNLEE from the coding sequence ATGTACAGCGTAAGGATCATCACACCCGTGGAGAAGGACAGGCTACTTGCTGAAATAGACACACGGCTCATTGAGAGGAAGGCAAACCTGCATGGTGCCTGTGTCAAGCTCCTTACAGATGACCCATCCTTCAAGGAGGAATGGGAGGATAACTTCAGGTTCATGAGCGATGATATCAGGCCCCATGCAAAGGTATTCGCTGTCTCGGATGGTGGGGAACTATCCGTGTCCTATGAACCGGTCTCAAAGACGGTTATAATCAAGAACATGGACTACTATGGATGGGTTAAGAGCATAGCCCTTGCAGCCGTTGCTGACTTCTTCGAGGAGTACCATTCAGAGCACCTCCGCTACTCTGTCCATGGCTCAGTCATCGATGTAGAGGGTCATGGTCTCGCCATCATAGGACCTCCCGGTACCGGAAAGACAACCCTTACCTACGGGATGCTCCTTGATGATGCCTGCAGTTACATATCAGATGACTGGTTCTTCACAAGACTCTTTGAGAACGGCGCCCTTGCCTATGCCTCAGAGAAGAACTCCTACATACGTGATGATATAGGCAGTGTCTGGGAGGAGTACTCTGAGATCATAGAGGATGTGAGTCTTGACAGGAAGGGCCGGGGAATCGTGGATATCAGCAGACTCTTCGGTGACAGTATAAGGGAATCAACCACCCTCAGAAGGGTTGTACTCCTTGACAGGACCCCTGGAGAGCCGCCCTTCAGGAGGCTGAACCCTGAGGCCGGGCTGAGGTACATGCTTGAGAAGGACTTCTGCAACCCACACCAGCTTGTAAGGGACCCTAGGAAGATGGAACTGAGGAAGATGTTCTTCAGGGAGCTCTTCGGCAGGGTGGAACTTTACATGCTGAACACCATTGAAACACCCCACAAGAGCCTTGAAAGACTTAAAAACCTGGAGGAGTGA
- a CDS encoding HEPN domain-containing protein yields MKRINIVFFRGICFSFCSSSVTIKRINIVRSKILVIGRGIYNCWEQAEKDFEGAAKNLKINEYYITAFLSQQAAEKRALKALYIHKKEHPLVPQII; encoded by the coding sequence ATGAAAAGGATTAATATTGTGTTTTTTCGGGGTATCTGTTTCAGTTTCTGCTCCTCAAGTGTTACTATTAAAAGGATTAATATTGTGCGGTCAAAGATTTTAGTTATAGGGAGAGGAATTTATAACTGTTGGGAACAGGCAGAAAAGGACTTTGAGGGCGCTGCTAAAAACCTTAAAATCAATGAATATTATATAACAGCATTTTTATCACAGCAGGCCGCTGAAAAAAGGGCATTGAAGGCACTGTATATCCACAAAAAAGAGCATCCCCTGGTTCCACAAATTATCTGA
- a CDS encoding 3-dehydroquinate synthase II, with amino-acid sequence MKFAWLMAPDTYWDEKKTFITAALESGIDHIVDVSDAEKIRKLGNLTIISPDEDADIVLVGINGEGDGTLELPESLEYSRDAEIAFELKGEGKRVAAYVEIRSKAHEELARRLGRTVDYLILVGEDWKIIPLENIIADLQGEDVKLVAAVADEEEARVALETLEHGTDGVLIEPAEISQIKAIAELLEEIESEKYSLKPATVTRVEPVGSGDRVCVDTCSMMVPGEGMLVGSYSGGLFLVHSESLESEYVASRPFRVNAGPVQAYVMTPGGKTKYLSELETGDEVLVVDSKGRSRVAVVGRVKIEKRPLILVEAEYEDRRVRTLLQNAETIRLVNDKGEAVSVSEISEGDRVLVYFEDSARHFGMAITETIIEK; translated from the coding sequence ATGAAATTCGCCTGGTTAATGGCACCCGACACCTACTGGGATGAGAAGAAGACCTTCATAACAGCCGCCCTTGAATCAGGGATAGACCACATCGTTGATGTTTCAGATGCAGAGAAGATAAGGAAACTTGGAAACCTCACCATCATATCACCCGATGAGGATGCCGACATAGTCCTTGTAGGGATTAACGGTGAGGGTGACGGGACCCTTGAACTCCCGGAATCCCTTGAATACTCAAGGGACGCTGAAATAGCATTCGAACTCAAGGGTGAGGGTAAGAGGGTTGCCGCCTATGTTGAGATAAGGAGCAAGGCCCATGAGGAACTTGCAAGGCGACTTGGGCGCACGGTGGACTACCTGATACTGGTGGGTGAGGACTGGAAGATCATCCCCCTTGAGAACATAATCGCGGACCTTCAGGGCGAGGATGTTAAACTCGTGGCGGCCGTGGCTGATGAAGAGGAGGCCAGGGTGGCCCTTGAAACCCTTGAACACGGCACAGACGGTGTCCTTATAGAACCTGCAGAAATATCACAGATAAAGGCCATAGCAGAACTCCTTGAGGAGATTGAAAGCGAAAAGTACAGCCTCAAACCGGCGACAGTTACCCGTGTGGAGCCTGTTGGTTCAGGTGACAGGGTCTGTGTGGACACATGTTCAATGATGGTCCCCGGCGAGGGCATGCTGGTTGGAAGCTACTCCGGTGGACTCTTCCTTGTCCACAGCGAGTCCCTTGAAAGCGAATACGTGGCATCAAGGCCCTTCCGTGTCAACGCAGGACCGGTCCAGGCCTACGTCATGACCCCCGGAGGGAAGACAAAGTACCTTTCAGAGCTTGAAACCGGCGATGAGGTCCTGGTGGTTGACTCCAAGGGCAGGTCACGGGTCGCTGTGGTTGGAAGGGTTAAAATAGAGAAGAGGCCCCTGATACTCGTTGAAGCAGAGTACGAGGATAGACGTGTGAGGACGCTCCTCCAGAACGCTGAAACCATAAGACTCGTGAATGACAAGGGGGAAGCTGTCTCTGTCAGCGAAATATCTGAGGGAGACAGGGTCCTTGTTTACTTTGAGGACTCAGCAAGGCACTTCGGCATGGCCATCACCGAGACCATAATTGAGAAGTGA
- a CDS encoding cobaltochelatase subunit CobN, translated as MGRHVILLLTAFFILAFTGTVAAEDSQGSTNNSSGLNSSEIHCLILSWDTSAGQYQIPAENVMKEYPNVKIQIRSVSQANQNLSEIPELIDWAHLIYLNNIQSGALANTILNLNSGGRLHGKTIVAEPLPYFCYPIIRLTNINNTEFVDINGTPLTDQQIQQIYTAISYSPNSLQVLAGFQQRYPRLYSLLQIRKYWTAEMACTENRMQQLLYMLATAFPGLGFQYKEPVPGTLYGIYRDRKLYTNLTEYTQLHLKPGRPTVGIVAWMSTTWEKGDLELYDSLIREFEKQGASVMVLFGQGNPTQGNHILNGIKEYFIDNETNKSRVDGIIHFTWLLGGETSRAAIDELLNRYGILVFEPITSYMDIDTWEISEGGDWSTATTMALKETQGQIVPIIIATQQNIICPNTGLLMSLTKPVDERIAKFIETVKNWINLRYLPNTEKKAALIYYNYPPGKQNIAGADSLNGLESILTIINLLKENGYNVTGIPENVDELINLLMTKGRTIATWAPGELGKLAEDATLYPVERFMEWYSKLPEITRKQMEEGPFGYIECIAKKIIATENRTSSFIDTANTLIDHWYKAMLSTIDEMGSMLTSEKISDAKNLVERTHEILQGLLVNSGSLTELQIIKNQFIALQIPGLCGWGAPPGNMMVVEKNGTKYFVIPGIRLGNIFLGPQPQRGYTDPGMLYHSTIVPPNYQYLAFYAYLQTEFSADAVIHLGRHGTYEWLPGKDVALSGADYPDICIWTMPSIYIYTMDGVGEVLHAKRRGLAVSISHLTQPFALTALNDDLLALKTLTERYMTSTDDSQKIQLLEMIKESARKLNLDTFIDLNASGAEIADKIHDYIIELESTATPLGLHVFGKDWTREQVTSLVTTMAKKISSIALGSNNFTTPAMVIEGMPANLTDIIGKFYDNMGLNEIINYLQNSTGGTLPKQKFKASRTSTDTSMMLKQVRPENVKCYLEP; from the coding sequence ATGGGAAGACATGTGATTTTACTATTAACGGCATTCTTCATACTGGCATTCACAGGAACCGTGGCAGCAGAAGATTCACAGGGAAGTACGAACAACAGTTCAGGGCTGAACTCTTCTGAGATACATTGCCTAATATTATCATGGGACACAAGCGCTGGACAGTACCAGATCCCTGCAGAAAACGTGATGAAAGAATATCCTAATGTAAAGATCCAGATTAGAAGTGTTTCACAGGCCAATCAAAATCTAAGTGAAATCCCAGAACTCATTGATTGGGCGCATCTCATCTACCTTAACAATATCCAATCAGGTGCACTGGCTAACACGATCTTAAACTTAAATTCAGGTGGCAGGCTTCATGGAAAAACAATCGTGGCAGAGCCCCTCCCCTATTTCTGTTACCCTATCATCCGCCTTACAAACATCAACAACACAGAATTCGTGGATATAAACGGAACCCCCCTCACAGATCAGCAGATACAGCAGATATATACAGCAATATCATATTCCCCCAATAGCCTACAGGTACTGGCGGGTTTCCAGCAAAGATACCCAAGACTCTATTCACTACTCCAGATCAGAAAATATTGGACTGCTGAAATGGCATGTACAGAAAACAGGATGCAACAGTTACTCTACATGTTAGCAACCGCATTTCCAGGACTTGGATTCCAGTACAAAGAACCAGTACCCGGAACATTATACGGAATTTACAGGGATCGTAAACTTTACACCAACCTCACTGAATACACACAGCTCCACCTCAAACCAGGGAGACCAACCGTTGGTATAGTGGCATGGATGTCCACCACATGGGAAAAGGGAGATCTTGAGTTGTATGATTCCCTCATCAGGGAATTTGAAAAACAAGGAGCCAGCGTAATGGTCCTATTTGGCCAGGGAAACCCCACACAGGGTAATCATATTTTAAATGGGATTAAAGAATATTTCATCGACAATGAAACAAATAAAAGCCGTGTCGATGGGATAATACATTTCACATGGCTCCTTGGCGGTGAAACTTCACGAGCAGCTATTGATGAACTACTAAACAGATACGGTATCTTGGTATTTGAGCCTATAACATCATACATGGATATTGACACATGGGAAATTTCAGAGGGCGGTGACTGGTCAACAGCAACCACCATGGCACTTAAAGAAACCCAGGGACAAATAGTACCTATTATCATAGCTACACAGCAAAATATAATCTGCCCAAACACAGGCCTCCTCATGAGCTTGACCAAACCAGTAGATGAGAGAATAGCCAAATTCATAGAGACTGTGAAAAACTGGATAAATTTACGATATCTGCCAAATACAGAAAAGAAGGCGGCACTGATCTACTATAATTATCCGCCAGGTAAACAGAACATTGCCGGTGCCGATTCACTCAACGGCCTAGAATCAATACTTACAATAATTAACCTATTAAAAGAGAACGGATACAACGTAACAGGGATCCCGGAGAATGTTGATGAACTCATCAACCTCCTCATGACAAAGGGGAGAACCATTGCAACATGGGCTCCAGGAGAACTCGGAAAATTAGCAGAAGACGCAACACTTTACCCTGTGGAACGTTTCATGGAATGGTACAGTAAACTCCCGGAGATAACAAGAAAACAAATGGAAGAAGGTCCCTTTGGTTATATAGAGTGCATAGCAAAAAAGATAATCGCAACAGAAAATAGAACATCCTCATTCATCGACACTGCAAATACCCTCATTGACCACTGGTATAAGGCAATGCTCTCGACCATCGATGAAATGGGATCAATGCTAACCAGTGAAAAGATATCAGATGCAAAAAACCTCGTTGAAAGGACGCATGAGATATTACAAGGTCTCCTGGTCAATTCCGGCAGCTTAACAGAACTACAAATTATTAAAAACCAGTTCATTGCACTGCAGATACCAGGGCTCTGTGGATGGGGCGCCCCACCAGGAAATATGATGGTTGTTGAAAAGAACGGTACAAAATATTTTGTAATACCCGGCATACGGCTTGGAAACATCTTCCTGGGACCTCAACCACAAAGAGGATACACAGATCCAGGCATGTTATACCACAGCACTATAGTCCCTCCAAATTATCAGTACCTTGCATTCTACGCGTATCTACAGACAGAATTCAGCGCCGATGCTGTTATACACCTTGGGAGGCACGGGACCTATGAATGGTTACCTGGCAAGGATGTGGCCCTCTCCGGGGCAGATTACCCTGACATCTGCATATGGACCATGCCATCAATCTACATCTACACAATGGACGGTGTAGGAGAAGTATTACACGCCAAAAGAAGAGGTCTGGCAGTTAGCATCAGCCATTTAACACAGCCATTTGCACTGACAGCATTAAATGACGATCTTCTAGCCCTTAAAACACTCACAGAGAGGTACATGACAAGTACGGATGATTCTCAGAAAATACAACTGCTTGAAATGATAAAAGAGTCTGCAAGAAAGCTCAACCTAGATACCTTTATAGATTTAAATGCCTCAGGAGCTGAAATCGCCGATAAAATCCATGATTACATTATAGAACTAGAGAGTACTGCCACGCCCCTCGGTTTACATGTATTCGGTAAGGACTGGACCCGAGAACAGGTTACCTCCCTCGTCACGACCATGGCAAAAAAGATAAGTTCCATAGCACTGGGCTCCAATAACTTCACTACCCCGGCGATGGTGATTGAAGGCATGCCAGCGAATCTCACAGATATCATAGGAAAATTCTATGATAATATGGGACTCAATGAGATAATAAATTATCTCCAAAACAGTACCGGAGGAACCTTACCGAAACAGAAATTCAAAGCCTCCAGAACATCTACAGATACGTCAATGATGTTAAAACAAGTCCGGCCAGAGAACGTGAAATGCTACTTAGAGCCCTAA